A window of Pyrus communis chromosome 3, drPyrComm1.1, whole genome shotgun sequence genomic DNA:
GCATGCTGCCCAAAATGAAAGGCTCCCACTGAGAGTGGTAGTGCAAGTCCTTTTCTCTGAACAAGTTAAAATAAGCAATGCATTAGCCACAAACTCCCTCAAAGAAGCTGGAGACTCTCAGTATCAGCCAATGGTTTCCAATCGAAAAACACTACTGGAAGGGACCCCGCAGTCATTCCAAGAAGGATGGGCTGCCGCTAAAAAAGACATTAACACGGTGAAATTTGAACTGGAGAGTGTGAAAGCTAAGTACCTAGAGCTCCAGCATGACATGGAGAATTTGCAGAGACAGTTTGATAAGATGTCAAAGCACAAACAGACATCAGCATGGAGCAGTGGGTGGAAGAAACTAAGCAAGCTCACAAAGAACACAAATCTAGAGAACCAGAACATCGGGCCGGAGCACACAACGGCTGCAGATCATCTGAGTAGAAAGACACCTAGGAGGTGGAGAAATTCCATCTCCTGAAAATAAGAAATGATTGAACGAAAGAGATTTACATCTACATGTTTGACTATGTGTTCCAAAggttttctttaattgtttgagggtttttctttttttcatttatttcaacAGGAATTGGAGATCTCTTTTCTGTAGCAATTGTTCCCAGAGCCTAGCTGATGAACATCAGTATCACTGAAATTTGATTGTATTATGggattgttttcttcttgtgtCAATGCTAATAactgtttgttttttctttttcaatgggGAAGGAACAGACTGAATTATCCGAATTCAGAGAGAGTGCATTTCttgattgatttatttattgttacaaatgatattatatGCTAACAACATAGATAATCCAccacttttttctttcttgttttaatttaaattttttcacacttttttttttaatttgttgtagAGACAGTTAATTGAGATTACCTCTTCGTCAACAGTTGTGTGCAAGACATCAACCCTCTCCCAAAGGAGAAATGACCGTTGCACCCAAAAACTCCCCACGCGTCCCCCTCTACtagattttattaataatacgaattaaaaaagaaaagcaaaacaaGCGGGGGACTTTTAAGTCGAAGAACCAATTAAGTTCGAATTGCAATGCAATAGAGTCCTTATCTAGAGCAAGAGTTTATGTCAAACACCTAATGTGGACATCAAAGTTCATATGATTGATAATGAATAtaatttagggagttttaatgaaacactcacggtactattcacttttaatgaaaaaccacatttttacctttttctagtattattcactacacctttatttgtcatttttcattaaaactaaagttttttttagacttttcgttagttttccttataatttAGGACTCTTAATTATATTCAATACTCTACACATAGATTTCCGAATCATATCTTATAGTATTCTCCTTCTTTATCGAAGGTGGACATCCGTTGTTGTACACTTACATGTCGTAAAGTCTAAGATCCCAACAATGCGTGGAAAAAACCCTAGAGTTATGACGCATCATTAAATGATCAAAGATGTCACCAAAATTGCGGTGTCTCAGATTTAAGGACTAATTGTATTATTGCAATTTTGGAGTTACTTATTTGACATGTCAATGAAGACTTCCATATAAGAATTCTCCTTTAAACGCGTTTAGTGAATTCATTCTCTATGGAGCATCTACATACTTATCTTGGTGTCTTTcgcaccaatgactcgagactagtcattCTCACAAGTGAGAAAGCTACGTATCTTAGCGGATTCTCAATGCTCAATTAATAATTCTATGACCAGGAACATTCAAGATATGTGTTTGAGAGAAAAATGTCTCATGAATCTAATGCGTTTAGATTACAATCTCTCTACTAATCCTTAGACTTTATTTGTTTAAGTGTAAAACTATTAATGAAACAGCTGTAAACAATATCGTTTGCCCTTTGATTATGATCTCTCTGTTACATATTCCTTGAACCttattgttttctatttttgatcAAGGTGCGCAAAATATGTAAAACAATTAGGTTGATGATCAGTTGTAAATCCATCTTCTGTGTAAAAACAAATTATCAGGATGAAGCTGTGCAGGAAGCTGTGGAGTTCAGAAGACGTACTCCATCAGTCAGGATGACTGTGATACTATTGTGGAGTTATCCAAATATGAGGTAACCCTTGGTGCAGGCTTGGTTGTTGCTATACTGCTCCACAATTTTCCTAGTTTTCTCATTGATAAGCTATGTACCAGGGGCATCGAAATCCGCTAGATGGCATACTGCCTGCTGTCAAAGCAGCTCTGAGAAAAACATACAAAGAAGGAAGCAAAACAAGGATTGTACGTGATGCGGATTTTGTCACTACTCCTGGAATGATAAAGGCCGCTAAGAAGCGGACTGCTGCTCTTTTAGAACCATCTGATGCTGTGACTGGGGAGAACAATGATGACACTTTGGTTCAGAGTGAAGATGAAAATTCGTCAGATACAGAAGACTGGGGTAATTTTTCTGTCATCATTTTGCTGGGACTGCTTTAGTTTAAGGCAATTTTTCACAACCATAAATGGCCATTTTGTTCTGCACTGTATTTTGTGAAAAGGTGTTGCCTTAAGATGTTTCTGGAACAGAAAGCTCTATCATTGTTATGCTGTAAAATAAAATTGGCGTATGCTAACATGTTTTACCCCATAAGAAATGGAGGGCATGTTCCATGGTATCTAGGATTCTAAAATAATAGAAAGGAAAGGTGTAAACCTTATATGGTGgttatacaattaaaacacaaacaaaagagTTGGCTAACCATTGGAGATCAAGCGAAGAGGATGTAGGTTGCAGCAACACCAAAGCCTTTTACAAAGCACCTAACTGGATACAACTACTTTATGGGAAGCATCTATTGTGTATCTAGGGTTTGCAGGGACCTTAGTATTTATGCTGGCTAAGGCAAAGGCATTAAGGTTCCGTCCATAAATCCCAAATCCTATTTTTTTAGCTTATCAATTAGGtatcataatcacataaaaCCAATGACTTTTTCAATCTTACTTTTATTACAAGACACCAACTACAAGATTGATAGATCAAATCACAATGTCTACATTAATCTCCAATATTACATTCATATTGAAACTTACTCGGCAATGAATTAAATTATGTTATTAGGGTTGTAACGCAAGGTAGATTCCTTCTGGATTCTAACTATTCTGGTTGACCATCTGACTTGTTGGTGCTCACTTAGTGATTGTTCTTCTCACAATGTGTCAGGAGGTTCTGCTGTTGGTGAGAAGCTGCAAAAGGAACTGCTAAGTTTGAACTCAAAACGTAACTGATACTATCCTACATGGATGCGACCAAATTTAAACGAGCATTCTCATGCTATTTAAATATATGTTATTCCAGAATGCatgatttttgtgtttgttcATACCACGTAGCAGTGCAAGTACAATTTGATTTGAAGGGTACGCCAAATACAAGTGCAAAGAAGACCAGCTCGCCGAGGAAGAGGTGGTTCTGCTGCTGCCGTTGAGAAGAAAAGGTGGCCGAGGTTCAGGAGCTGGTGCCAAGGGAAAGAGATGAATGGGATGAAAGAAGAGATGAAACTTTTCCTTGCTGTGCTGTTGGCACGTTTTATAAGCGAACGTAAATAGATATTTGCTCCGTACATGAACATTTTTGGTAGGAGAGGAATGGTAGGATTTCCGGTTTTAGCGTCGGTTTGCAAGGTTGATGTTTATACTGATACTATTGAGCTCTAGTTTTAGTGTCGTTTTTAGCGCTTTAGAAATGTGTAGACAAGTTGGCTAGAGCAGTTACTTTTCATCTTCATTCCAAATTCAAATAGCTCTTTacgtaatttaatttaaattaaattagaatatcgCTCAACTAACATTTTCATAATAGAAAGGTGAAATGCCAAATGTTTGGAGAAATGGGCCATAGCCGGTAATTGGTAAGTGTCGAAAGATTTTCTTATAATTGAGCAAGAGCAAGGATACACCACACCACAATATTATATGGAAATTGATCATgacaaaattattcaatttttcttcgttTTACACAAATTATATTGATAAATGACTAAAGTTGCCGGCAAAATACTTGTAGCTCAATTGACTAATAACATTCTATCAACACTGCAACACCAAACGATTGAGGTCCCCAAAACAGATCTAGCTAGAGGGATCCAATGAATCCACCTTTATTTAACTGCATTTGGAAACTATAATAATATCATACAATAGCAAGTTAGTGCCAAGATATATTGGCAGATGCCAACTTATAATATATAAAAGacatacataatatatatatatatttatttatgtgtgtatatattgatGGTTTTAAGGGGTGGTTGGGGTGGTAGTGGTAATTGAAGGTGGAGAGACGATGGGGAAAGTAAGAAGTGGAGGGAAATCTGGAAGTGAAGTAATAGGGGGAGGCAACCTGTATTCTGGCCAAAGTGGTGTGGGTGGCAGAAAAGGAAGGTCGATTGTGGGTGGCAGAGGAGGAGAGTTGAGTGTGGGTAGCAGAGGTGGAAAGTTGAGTGTGGGTGGCTCAGGTGGAAAGTTGAGGTTTGGAATATTAATATTGGGCACATTATAAGGAAAGGTTGGTGCTAAGAGTTTTCGAGGGGCGGCGCCGCCCAAGGCTGAAGAAATTAATAATGTGAAGAGGATAGAAGTGACAAACAACCACTTCCAGTTATATGCCATTTTAGACTTGTGATGTGGAACCAAACCAAAGGGAGTGAGCTCGAATTAGCTAATTCACGAGGAAACTCAACAAGGTTAACTTGAGGTAGAGAAAACCCAGGAGATGGTGAATTTATATACGAATGGTTGAAACCTAGTGGTTTTAATTTGGACCCCCCCGAAAAAAATGGAGTAAAGGTTTGGTAGTTTGATGGGGTACCATCGAATTtatatttggtttttaatgctgTAATATTCTGATATGGGTGTAAATGAGTAAGACACATATGTCAGATGCAGGTTTCGGTCAAATTTAAGAATAGCAGCAGCAAAAGTACCAATAATTTGCACACCGCTCCTGTTGACCCTATAAATCACAGAGACTACTTGGTGTACATGCTGAAATAATTAAGGAGCTAATTACGTTTTTAGGCAGTTAATTGCTAATGTAGGCGTATCGGTTTGCTACCGAACTCGATTGGGCGAATAGTTTGAATGTAATGCATGTGGTCAAATGTGCTTTTGACTCCTGACTTGAGCGATTTCGGCCGAGAAATGAACACGGTAGGTTTTGAATTGTATAACTTGAAGACAAGGTTATGCAACTCACTATGAAGCTCTGGATCTTGTGCACCGGGTTCAGCAACCTTGACTATATTGGTAAGAGTATAGGTCCGTCACTTGACTATATTGGTAAGAGTATAGGTCCGTCGAAATGGTATCTATAGGGACAAAAGTACTCAAAGGAAATAAGCGTCTTTATTGTAAAAGTAGTTTGGCCGTCGCGGTATGTCGAACTCTGAATATAACTTGGGAGTATCCAATCATGAAAACACTTCAttttgccgagaaggctaatgaagTGACCTTGTTCGGCCAAAAACTTTTCACCAAAGACGTGAGATATATAATTAGTCGAACTTGGGAAACTTGTTGTTTAACTAAACTGTTAAGACTCCTAAGACGAACTGTTGCCTCTGAAATACTTCGTTTAACTACTTAGTATTTTTCTCAGAAAAATGAGATAATTTATGTAAAGCGCTGATTTGTATATTGAGTTGAGACCTCTTTACACTGCAAATCCTTGTATATTTGTAGAGACAAATTGTTTGATGCCCAAGTCGTACTGCAGAGTCTGACGGCATTACAACGCATCAAGTCCTCGTACTGCATGGACTGACGGCGTTACAATTCCTTGGAATATTATCTCGATATACTCGAAATCACCTCCAATTTCCTCATAACCAATCCAACTTTTGTTATCTTAATGCAATTTGCTACTAGACCTATATTCCACGTAGACACCAACTTTTGAAATAATCTTCAATATTATCTTGACAGTCGACCTTTTCTTGATAATTTGCTCATCAGACTACCAAGATAATTTCCCCATGGTCAGTAAAGCCTTATCTTGATATTCTAAAACCCGATAGCATCTCAATCTCCAAGACTCTTTAATTATCCATTCAATTTTAAGATAATTTTCAATAACTCCTCAGATAAAACCATAATTATTAAAACCATAATATctagaaaaattattaaaaatcacATTGACCGGTCGATAGTGAAAAAAATCGTGTCCAAACAGTTGCATTGGAAACTTTGTAGTTGGCAGTTATCTATTTATTATCATTGTCCCTCTTGGTTTATCCAATTATAAGAAGTTCATTGTCTcggttttcattttaattttccaaGTTATTCTACTTAATTTTAGTGGTTAAAAGTGGTTGTTCTATCTTAGTGTGGAAGTTGAATATAAAGAAATGACTAAGGGACTTTGTAAACTTTTGTGGTTAGGGAGGTTTGTCACAAAATTGGGTTTCTGATTGTGTGGTGAATCCATATGGCGACAATAAAATTGCAAATAACATTGCTCATAATTTAGTTCCGTACTAAGCATGTTAAGGTGGTCATATATTTCATTTAAGAGAAGCGAGAAGATTAGATTGTTCAATTCAGTTTGTGAATCAAAAGACCAACTTGCTGATAtcctaaggtcatctccaaccaaagggtccagagggcccaAAATAACctaaaaaccgtctccaaccgagggctaggccaaatgactcgtgggccccacggaatctgaAAGGGTTAAAGGGCCAACCGGCTGGCCCAATCCAGCCAGCCCCAGGCCAAGCTGGATTTTGCATTATTAATACTTTAGTGTCGGATATATCTGATAGTATTGtcatctgttttttcttttttttgagccaaatttttttaaaaaaattcctcattttttcctataaatacctaagccaatcctacaccatttctcacataatttttacccttttttaaatttaagttgttttagtttttagatttaagttgttgtagtttttaaatttaaataataaattatgtttggccctcggttggagacggttttttgtgacagggctaaaacgagccctatggtcctttggccctcagttggagatggaggcaaatatgatcatgtattgttcattaaaatattaatatcttggagagccagaaggctaaaacgagcccctTAGCCACTCTttgattggagatggcctaacgaAAACAGTTTCAAGTAAAGCGCTCTACAACTCACTTTTATAATTTCATGGAAATTAGGTATCCTATTATATTTATAATGACCTGTAAAGTCCTCTTGTATATATACTAGCATATggacacacacaaagtgtgtgagaaaattttttatttttgtttttgaaatagaaggagagaggaagggagTGATAGAGAACGTGGGAGtgggatgtttttttttttttttataattagaaatatGTTAAGATTatatgtaggtgaggctttgaaaaaaaaacaacaaaatttggttgtgtgaaattacatttatgccccatatttcttattcatgttctgttttaattagagagttAAATCGGTAATTTCATgaagttttggttgacaatgagtgttttattaattagtagagatactTCCACTGTAGATAGGAATAAGATATCAGAAATTTACATAAACTTAAATTTCGCATGGCGAAGTatatgaagaaaacaaattaggTTATAGGTTCGATTTCACATTATAAAAACAAAGCACAAATGAACTTgaaatatgtatatgtataacAACACACCAAATCAAGCTTCATTGGACATAAAGCATATCAAAGCATACAGTACATATTATAATGATAGAAATACTTAACCAATACCGTGCATAAACAaaagcatattaataaaaagagaaaatgaagaTCCAATCCAACAGTAGCTAGTCAGCTAGCGTTGCTGCGTCTGCATGTGCGAACATATATGCATGACTTACGGTTTACGGGCTGCAGGTGGTGgagagaaaaatgggaaagaGGGAATTACGGTAGGGATAATGGTTGGGAGTACTGTGGGAAAGTTTGGTGGCAGTGGAGGCAGTGTAACCTTAGGGATTGTAGTAGGGAAATTGGGAAGTGGAGGCAGCTGTGTCTGTGTGGAGCCGCCGCCGGTGGGATTAGGTAGAGATGGTATTGGCAAGTTTGGCAAGTTTGGCAAGTTAGGCAATGTGGGTTGTGGCAGAGGAAGGAAAGGTGGCAGTGTTGTGCCAGGTTTAGGCAAAGACGGTGCAGTCGTCGTCTGGAGAAGATTGCGAGCCGCTACGGAGACATGGATGCTTGAAGAACACAGGATAATGAACAAGATGGCAGCAAAGAAGCAGTGCTTGTAATTGGCCATTGATTCAAACTGATCGATCTAAAAGGTTTGGAAGTAATTCGAATGAGTAACTAAGTATATATGACCAGTTGAGTTAATGTTGATGATGAGTTTGTGCATGTATATATAGCCAaggaaatatatattatatttatttttttctatggTTGTGCTGTTGTTGGTTTGCTCAAATATGGTTGGAAAAACTTGACATCATGACCCATGCATATTTGAGTTGTTAATTAGTTCACCTTCTTGTCCACTACTCGTCAATGAGATAGAGTCGGTCTCTTAAGTTGTTGGCTTCGGTTGCGGTTGGCTATATATAGCCAATTATGACTCACTACGCGCTCGTCTAGTCTAAAGATATATATTGCATGCAACGTAAGATTATTTCTTCCGCGGTAAAAAGTAGAGTTATTAGGTTATCTAATTTAGCTACTACGGCATCTTTTTGACAATCATGGAATCAAATCTTGACTTATATATTGCATTCTTTTATAAATTCATattgaattcaaaattttgttcacTATTTATCGCTTAATACTACGATTTAATgatattactttttatttgtaagtgaaagtATTACTTCGATTTTATAGATGACAAACCAATGCTTATTCACCTACGATTAATATTTACAACCAACTGTTACACAATTTGTAACCAGTTAAATTTAGTTGTAACAACAAAATCTACTTGCATCCAGTTAAATGTAGATTCTCATCACTTCCACACAACAATTCCATTTATCATTGCCTTCTTACAATTACTTCGATTTCGTACAATTACTTGGATTCAAAGGGCAATGTTATCCacatattcatttttacttctcacacacgtcttttaatttttgaccgtcggattaaataaattgaaaaagatcaatagcaaaaaattaataagagtgtAGAAAGTAAAAATGTATAAATAGCAGCCTCCTTCACAAA
This region includes:
- the LOC137728086 gene encoding uncharacterized protein, with translation MGKVRSGGKSGSEVIGGGNLYSGQSGVGGRKGRSIVGGRGGELSVGSRGGKLSVGGSGGGEKNGKEGITVGIMVGSTVGKFGGSGGSVTLGIVVGKLGSGGSCVCVEPPPVGLGRDGIGKFGKFGKLGNVGCGRGRKGGSVVPGLGKDGAVVVWRRLRAATETWMLEEHRIMNKMAAKKQCL